The window AAATCTTCAAACTTTGTCAATTCCCCAACAAATTTAACTCGCACAGTTCCGGTAGGTCCATTTCGCTGCTTACCAATAATCAGCTCTGCCTCATCGGGATGTTCTGTGTCACGATTGTACACAATATCACGATAAATAAAAAAGATTACATCCCCGTCTTGTTCGATGGCTCCAGATTCTCGAAGGTCAGAAAGCAACGGACGTTTATCAAGACGATTTTCAAGCGAACGAGAAAGCTGCGATGCCGCAAGCACAACAATATCAAGCTCTTTTGCCAGCGCTTTGAGCGAGCGTGAAATTACCGAGATTTCCTGCGTTCTATTTTCATATTTACTGTTTCCATCACCAGCAATCAACTGCAGGTAATCGATAACCAACATTTCAATATTATGTTTTGCTTTTAATCTTCGGGCTTTTGCTCGCAACTCCATAATCGAAATAGATGCGGTGTCATCGATAAAAATTTTTGATTCTGCGAGTCGAGCTGCAGTGTTGGTCAGATCCATCCATTCATCAGATGTGATAGTCGCATTTCGAATGTAATGATGAGGAATTTTTGATTCAGACGAAAGCATACGCAAGACCAATTGGTCTGACGACATCTCAAGCGAAAAAACACCAATTGCAGAGCCTGCATGACACGCATTAAGCGCCATGTTCAACATCAACGCAGTTTTACCCATCGATGGACGTGCAGCCAAAATAACCAAATCACCCTTTTGCATCCCAGAGGTCATTTTATCAAAACCATGAAACCCCGTTGTAATCCCCGTGATACCGTCTCGACGAGAACTCAACTCTGCAAGACGCTTAAAGGTTCCTTTAAGCACATCCGAAATCGGAACAAACGCTTTTTGTGAAAGATTATTAGAAATCTGAAAAATTCTTTTTTCAGCTGAATCGAGCAAAGATTCAAGATTTTCACCCGCACTTTGATAGCACGAACTAATAATTTCGGTAGAAGAGGTAATAAGTCCACGCAAAAGTGATTTATCTTTCACTATTTTTGCATGCTGCAACGCCATTCCAATCGCAGGTAAATCTTCCTGCAATTCAAATAATGCTACACTTCCACCGATTTCCTCGAGCTCATTTCTCGTCGAGAGTAAATCTTGCAAGGTTACAACATCAATTTTTTTGCCAGAACGAGAGAGATCCAAAACCGCTTGATACACTAATTTATTTGCAGGAACATAAAAATCTTGTGGTGCCAAAAAATCCGACACCAAGCTTAAATTTTCTTCATTCAATAATATTGCAGCCAAAACAGCTCGCTCTGCATCTTGACTTGCAGGCAATCCCTTGAGGGCAAGTGCCCCCCCCGTAGCATTCGAACGCGTCGAACTGTATTTTTGATTTTTCTGAGGCATATTCACAGCGTCCGTCAACTATTCTACTGTACTAAATCAGCAACAATTTTGAGCTTGAATTCAGGAATCAATTTCGCATTCAATTTTACACCAACAGTATGCTCACCAGTTGTTTTAATTGATTTTGCAAAAACGATTTGTTTTTTATCAGCAACGATTTCTTTTGATCGCAATGCTTCTACAACTTCATCAGCGCTGACAGCTCCATACAATTTACCGTCATCATGAACACGTTTTTTGATCGAAATATGTGTATGTTTGATGCGTTCTGCCAACATGCCAAGCTTGGAGTTAATAACTTCTTTTTTTACTTCAGCTTTAGCCATTTTTTTCTTAAAAAACTCAACATCGTTATCGCCAACAAGTACTGCAAGCTTATTTGGAAACAAATAATTAGTTGCATATCCATCGCTTACCATAACAATCGATCCAGCCATTCCCACATTTTGTACGTCTTTAAGCATGTAAACGCGCATCGCTCTTCTCCTTTTATATTCTATTTATTACATCCAAGATGCATTAATGCATGGTATCAAAAAATAGTGCATGCGCAAAGGGGAGTAATCAAAAAATACGGTCGGAATAATTGCACATCCAATACGCTTCTGCCTATTCTGAGATATGCAAACTCTTGGGGCGGGGTCAGATTAATGATGTTGAAAAAAAATAAATTATTACTTTTTTGGGGAATGTTGCTTACAAGCATGTCCGTGCAAGCCACATCAGAAGATGATGACTTCTCCTCATTTCTCGAATCTTTATTTTCCGGCGAAGGAGATGGAGATGATTCATTCTCAAATTTATTCAAACCTACGCAAAAAACAGAAAAAAAAACAAATCCAACTGAACAAAAAATAATTGCTCTTACAATCGAAGAAAAAACAACCTTTCAACAAAAACTCAACGCCCTACTCTCCCCACTAGGAAAATTAATCAAACAGATGCACAGCCTTGATCCTGTTTTTGGTGGAACAATGTATCCACAAATTGTTACACATAAAGCTCTTTTTTTTAAAACCGAATCAACACTTTTGACGCTTGAATCGTTGTTTACCAAGCTGTCATCAAAAGAACTCAATTTGTTTACTCAAATTTTAGACGCCCAAGAAAAAGCTTTAATTTCCTCACTTTCTTCGGTTGCAAAACTCGCGCAAAAAACAGCGCCCGCAGGATTTGATATCGATGCAGAAAATGACTTTATCATGGGAAAAAAAATCACAACGCTCACGGCCCTAACGCCCGCAGAGCAAAAAAAAATTCTATCCGCGCTCAATGAAATAAAACCAAAACTAACTACCTTTGAAGGAGAATTACAAAAAATCCTTGTCTCTCCCGAGATTAAACGACTCTTCCCTGAACAACCTGCCGCAAATATAAAACCTGGTTCTGCGCCACGCGTTTCATCGTACAACTCAAATAGCTCTCATCCATATGGTTCATCATCGGCTAAAGACTCTCGCTACTCATCTCGCTCACCATACGGCAACAGCAGAGACTATGGATACGATTACGATGATTATGACGATTATGACAACTATAATCCGCACGCGGCGCAAAACACTGAGTCAACCGAACCAAAAGATCCAGAAAAAGAACAAAAACAAAAAGGGCTTATGCCTCCAGAAAAAGATAAATCGTCTCCAGAAAACACTCACGCGCAATTTATCCAAAAAGTTAATTCTTTCATGGCAGATTCATTAGTAGCCTACCTACAAACAGCACTCGAAAGCGGCTCGATGAACTCAAATCATGAATATTTCGAACAATTAACTTCGATTTTTGAAGGGCTTTTTGCAAAAGACAAAGATGGCATATTCCTGGGACTTGAAAAAACATTAAAAAATCTTGAAAAGCACTATGAACCAATAAAAAAATTCCTTGAAGAGAAAAAAACAAGCCAAAATAAAATAAAGATTGAAGACTGGCAGTCAAAAGCTACCGATGAATCGGCGTCTTTAAAAAACGAACCATCGATTGAAGAGCTACAAGAAGCAGCAAATGACTACGAACAAACCAAGCAAGGACTTGCAACTGCAGCCCTACGCTTGTACAACCTTCCAACACCACATTACGTTACACCTTCCGCCGAAGACGAAGCTGAATCCGAACCAGTCAAAAAGCTCATGCTCCCAACCAAAAGCGTGAATATTTCTGAACAAAATCGCCTTTGTCAAAAAGGTCAAGATACACTTAAAAAATTCATAACATTCCTTGAAACAAAAGTAGGCCTAAAATCATACATTTCAACGCAACAAACACATCTTGATGGAGAAATTCAGCAACTGGAGAATAGCCGTATTGCCAAAGTTTCAGCAGCGCTTGCAGAACTTTCTGAAACAGAATTACAAAAAACAGCTACCCTCACCATTTTACAAAAACGTATCGCAGAAATAGAAAAACTAGGAAAAGTCGTTAACATTCTGGCCCCAACTCCAAAATCTCTTGCGCTTCACTTTGCAAAACCTTCAAGCACGCCAACGCGATCGGATTTTGCAGCTTCAGAACAATTAACATCGCAAGAAAGAATCTTAAAAGAACTTGAAGCGCTTTCCGCCCGCATCACAACGCAGGAACAAAAAAGCAGCCCTGAAGACAAAAAAATTATTGAAAAAATAAAACAAACAATCGAAAGAACCAAAACAGCATGGAATCCGCTCTTTACCGAAGTATCTGCCGCTGCGCAATCAGAGGACCTTGCACCAGAACAACCTTCTCGAGGAATAAAACCATCTCTTCTTCCTCGGTTACTTGCTCAACAACCCTTACCACAACCTGCGCCAGTACTCCCAGATGATCGCAGCCCGCAAGACGAGCCAAGCCTTCCGCCCATCATTGACCCCAAGTTGGCTCGCGCAGTAAGAACAACAACTCCAGCACAACCAGAAAAACAGAATGCGGCGCCCTGGTGGAAAATTTGGTAAAGCAACTAAAAAAGACCTCCTGCTTAAAAATGCTCGCTCAGTATTTTATTAAGATACATTTTCTTCGATTTCTTCAACAGAAATCGTTCGAGTTTCGCCAAAAATAGGTATCGGTTGAGTAGATCCATAAACCAAATAACTACGCGCTGAAGGAATTAAGGATTTCATAAAAAGCAACTGTTTATTATCGGATGTATTTGCTGTAAATCCGGCTTTAAATTCAAACAAACGAATCTCTCCTGCCCATTCATCCAGCAAATCAACCTCTCTGCCAACACTATCTCGCCAAAAAAATACTGCTGGTTGTTGCCCATTATTCAATCTCGCCTTAATGACCTGACAAATTCCTAAATTTTCAAATAAACTTCCCTTCAAGTAGTGCACCGATAATTGCTCTTCTGTTGCTATGTTCAACAAACTAGCTGCTAATCCTGTGTCATAAAAATAGAGTTTTGGCATTTTTGTTAATCGTTTATTAAAATTATTATGATACGGCCGCAACAAAAACACTAAATAGCTCGCCTCTAACAACGTTAACCAATCACGAGCTGTTGTCTGAGAAATACCACAATCCTGCGCCAAAGAACTTAAATTCAATAATTGTCCAATGCGAGCGGCACACATTTTTGTAAAAGTCTGAAACAAAGAAAGATTTTCAACATTTCTGAGCTGACGAACATCTCGCTCAAGATATGAACTGATATAGCTTGGATAAAATTCATGCGGCTTCATCTCAAATTTATGCAACCGAGGATATCCACCCAACAGCATATGCTGTACGGATGAATATTTTTTATCAAGCTCACTAATGCTCAAAGGTAAAAGCGTAATAAATCCTACCCTTCCCGCTAAACTTTGTGTAATTCGCTCGTTTAGAAGAAAATTTTGCGAACTGGTTAAAATAAATCGACCATTGCTATCGCTTGCATCAACAACTCCCTGCAAATAAGAAAAAAGCGCTGGAACGTGTTGCACTTCATCAAAGATTGCCCCATTTTCAAGTGACGCCAAAAATTGTCGGGGATCTGACTCGAAACGCATTTTTATATCAATGTCTTCAAAAGAAAAATAAGGATGCTTAGCAAAAGCCTGCCGAGCTAAGGTTGTTTTTCCTGACTGTCGAGGACCGCAAATCGCAATTATTGGAAAAATTGTCGCATATCGACTTGCCAAATCAATTGCTGTTCGATGATATACTGGAATACTCATTTTACACTCGTGTTAATTTCAAGTTCATATCTTGAAACTAACACGATCCGCCCAAAATAACAACTAGATGAGCTTTTCCAAGATACAAAAAATGTTTTTCAGACAAAATAACGGCGTAAGTGTAAGCATTGGATTTTCTAGGCGAACAAGATCGATAGGATTTTCTAAATCAAAAAAATAATACCCCTGTCTGCTTTTATGGCATCGCAAATGCCATATTGAGACTCAAAGTGGCATTTGCGACTCACAATCGCCACACACAGCGCCCTGGTGGAAAATTTGGTAAAGCAACAACTCAAAAATAAACGCTCAAAAACAAAAAAGGCACGTGAAAAAATCACGTGCCTTAAAACATTCAAGGTTATTCGCCATAACGGCAAACTACCAAAAAGTTATTTTGCAGCTTCTTGCGCGGCTTTTTTTGCAGCTCTTGCTTGCATAAAATCAACGTATGAGTTGTACGCTGTGTAGACCGCAAAAACAATTGTCATGTACGCCATTGCTGAACGAGCTCTGTCTGTCTTGCCAAAAGATTCGCTTAACGGAAGAACTTTATTTCCAGCTTTTTTAGCGAAGAATGAAGATTTTACTAATGGAGCAACAGCATCAACAGCTGCTTGGTTTGAATCCTCTTCAATATCAAGCCCAAGACCTCGCAATTCTGCCTTCTGTCCGTTCAAAGTATCTTCACCATCAACGTCAACAGCAACAGCA of the Candidatus Dependentiae bacterium genome contains:
- the dnaB gene encoding replicative DNA helicase — encoded protein: MPQKNQKYSSTRSNATGGALALKGLPASQDAERAVLAAILLNEENLSLVSDFLAPQDFYVPANKLVYQAVLDLSRSGKKIDVVTLQDLLSTRNELEEIGGSVALFELQEDLPAIGMALQHAKIVKDKSLLRGLITSSTEIISSCYQSAGENLESLLDSAEKRIFQISNNLSQKAFVPISDVLKGTFKRLAELSSRRDGITGITTGFHGFDKMTSGMQKGDLVILAARPSMGKTALMLNMALNACHAGSAIGVFSLEMSSDQLVLRMLSSESKIPHHYIRNATITSDEWMDLTNTAARLAESKIFIDDTASISIMELRAKARRLKAKHNIEMLVIDYLQLIAGDGNSKYENRTQEISVISRSLKALAKELDIVVLAASQLSRSLENRLDKRPLLSDLRESGAIEQDGDVIFFIYRDIVYNRDTEHPDEAELIIGKQRNGPTGTVRVKFVGELTKFEDLPEASGAHH
- a CDS encoding ATP-binding protein, with product MSIPVYHRTAIDLASRYATIFPIIAICGPRQSGKTTLARQAFAKHPYFSFEDIDIKMRFESDPRQFLASLENGAIFDEVQHVPALFSYLQGVVDASDSNGRFILTSSQNFLLNERITQSLAGRVGFITLLPLSISELDKKYSSVQHMLLGGYPRLHKFEMKPHEFYPSYISSYLERDVRQLRNVENLSLFQTFTKMCAARIGQLLNLSSLAQDCGISQTTARDWLTLLEASYLVFLLRPYHNNFNKRLTKMPKLYFYDTGLAASLLNIATEEQLSVHYLKGSLFENLGICQVIKARLNNGQQPAVFFWRDSVGREVDLLDEWAGEIRLFEFKAGFTANTSDNKQLLFMKSLIPSARSYLVYGSTQPIPIFGETRTISVEEIEENVS
- the rplI gene encoding 50S ribosomal protein L9, giving the protein MRVYMLKDVQNVGMAGSIVMVSDGYATNYLFPNKLAVLVGDNDVEFFKKKMAKAEVKKEVINSKLGMLAERIKHTHISIKKRVHDDGKLYGAVSADEVVEALRSKEIVADKKQIVFAKSIKTTGEHTVGVKLNAKLIPEFKLKIVADLVQ